A window from Parambassis ranga chromosome 13, fParRan2.1, whole genome shotgun sequence encodes these proteins:
- the LOC114444840 gene encoding rhodopsin kinase 2-like, with product MGDLVGLDNLVANTAYLKAQQIDRNELRKQRLYLTLPKIKKHSALMEEVGIKYESLCEEQPIGKKLFQQFLLNSQNLYAATAEFLEELNDWSLGDDESRKNARHRILAKFCHPESMSFLSFLSRETHRMCNESDKKCMDQLREATRDFLQGKPFSEYLKSPFFYKFLQWKEFEKQQITDRYFYEFRMLGKGGFGEVCAVQVKLTGKMYACKKLDKTRLKKKGGERLALLEKEILEKVNSLFIVNLAYAYQNNTHLCLVMDLMTGGDLKFHIYELGKRGIRMERVVYYTAQITTGILHLHSMDIVYRDMKPENVLLDGKGQCRLSDLGLAVELPNGKLICQKAGTTGYMAPEVLKQEYYRTSVDWWSLGCSIYEMVAARLPFKDFREKVQNEEVTRRTLEEDCKFEHKCFDAPTKDIIGRFLKRKAEHRLGGRLGGDPRSHVFFKNINFNRLENGLLDPPWVPKPNVIYAKDPGELRATSEVKDIKINAKDKTFFQEFSTGAVSIQWQKEIIESGLFDELNDPRLNGHGCKEGWKSRMCIIL from the exons ATGGGGGATCTGGTGGGACTGGATAACTTGGTGGCCAACACTGCCTACCTAAAGGCTCAGCAGATAGATCGCAACGAGCTGAGGAAGCAGAGATTATACCTGACGCTCCCCAAAATTAAGAAGCACTCTGCTCTGATGGAGGAAGTGGGAATAAAGTACGAGTCACTCTGTGAGGAGCAGCCTATTGGCAAGAAGTTGTTTCAGCAGTTTCTCCTCAACTCTCAAAATCTGTATGCTGCCACTGCTGAGTTCCTGGAGGAGCTGAATGATTGGAGCCTTGGTGATGATGAATCTAGAAAAAATGCCAGACATAGGATTCTCGCCAAGTTCTGTCACCCAGAGTCAATGagtttcctctcttttctctcaagGGAGACCCATCGAATGTGCAATGAATCAGACAAGAAATGCATGGACCAGCTAAGAGAAGCCACAAGAGACTTCCTGCAGGGTAAACCTTTCTCTGAGTACCTGAAAAGCCCTTTCTTTTacaagttcctgcagtggaaggAGTTTGAGAAGCAGCAAATCACAGACAGATATTTTTATGAGTTCAGGATGCTGGGAAAAGGCGGCTTTGGGGAG GTGTGTGCAGTGCAGGTGAAACTCACAGGCAAGATGTATGCCTGCAAGAAGCTGGATAAAACACGTCTGAAGAAGAAGGGTGGCGAGAGGCTGGCCCTCTTGGAGAAGGAGATCCTGGAGAAGGTCAACAGCCTCTTCATTGTGAACCTGGCTTATGCTTATCAAAACAATACCCACCTGTGCCTGGTCATGGACCTGATGACTGGAGGAGACCTCAAGTTTCATATCTATGAGTTGGGGAAGAGGGGTATCCGCATGGAGCGCGTCGTTTACTACACGGCACAGATAACCACTGGCATCCTCCACCTGCACTCTATGGACATTGTGTACCGTGACATGAAGCCTGAGAATGTGCTGTTAGATGGTAAGGGCCAGTGTCGACTGTCGGACCTTGGATTGGCTGTGGAGCTGCCAAACGGCAAATTGATCTGCCAGAAG gcTGGTACCACAGGCTACATGGCTCCTGAGGTCCTGAAGCAGGAGTACTACCGCACATCTGTGGACTGGTGGTCTCTAGGCTGCAGCATTTATGAGATGGTGGCGGCCCGTTTGCCCTTTAAAGACTTCAGGGAGAAGGTGCAGAATGAAGAGGTGACCCGTCGCACTCTGGAAGAGGACTGCAAGTTTGAACACAAATGCTTCGACGCCCCTACCAAAGACATTATTGGCCGATTTCTCAAGAGGAAGGCTGAGCATCGCCTCGGCGGTCGGCT tggtGGGGACCCACGGAGCCATGTCTTTTTCAAGAACATCAACTTCAATCGTCTGGAGAACGGACTTTTGGACCCCCCTTGGGTGCCGAAGCCCAATGTGATCTATGCCAAAGACCCAGGCGAGTTAAGGGCCACATCAGAGGTCAAGGACATCAAGATCAATGCTAAGGACAAGACATTTTTCCAGGAATTCAGCACAGGAGCCGTGTCCATCCAGTGGCAGAAGGAGATCATCGAGAGTGGATTGTTCGACGAGCTGAATGACCCCAGGCTGAACGGACATGGCtgcaaggagggttggaaatcCAGGATGTGCATCATTTTGTAA
- the lamtor1 gene encoding ragulator complex protein LAMTOR1, protein MGCCYSSENETTSQNSDEVKPLIPHPNPVSKPPNGTDWITNNVPSARTDEQALLTSILTKTAQNIIDVSAADSVMMEQHEYMDKARQYSTKLAVLSTSLPQKKPLALPSLTSQPHQVLASDLVPYSDVQQVSKIAAYAYSAISQIKVDAKEELVVQFAIP, encoded by the exons ATGGGTTGCTGTTACAGCAGCGAGAACGAGACAACAAGCCAG AATTCCGATGAGGTTAAACCATTGATCCCCCACCCAAACCCAGTCAGCAAACCTCCAAATGGGACGGACTGGATCACTAACAATGTACCCTCAGCACGTACAGATGAACAGGCCCTCCTCACATCCATCTTGACAAAGACAGCACA GAACATCATTGATGTATCAGCAGCTGATTCTGTCATGATGGAGCAGCATGAGTATATGGACAAAGCTCGGCaatatag TACAAAGCTGGCAGTGTTGAGCACCAGTCTGCCCCAAAAGAAACCCCTTGCTCTCCCCTCCCTCACCAGCCAGCCCCACCAAGTGCTTGCGAGTGACCTGGTGCCATACTCCGATGTCCAGCAG GTGTCTAAAATAGCAGCGTATGCCTACAGTGCAATCTCTCAAATCAAAGTGGATGCTAAAGAAGAACTGGTGGTCCAGTTTGCCATTCCTTGA
- the lrrc51 gene encoding leucine-rich repeat-containing protein 51, with product MMHGAPVDFSFKNINCLADTWSEEPNSGLRPLKRNAEMKYYSCSLRFNNNNITDLFDLPNTVSHFLAEPLRLAWLDLSFNKISHIEQVLSELHELRVLYLHGNNIFILSEVDRLGALPYLHTITLHGNAIESNKSYRNRVISVLPHLKRMDFSAVTRQERVQAKIWHHDSKSSKNTLSEC from the exons ATGATGCATGGGGCTCCAGTGGACTTCTCCTTTAAAAACATCAACTGTTTGGCAG aCACATGGTCAGAGGAACCCAACAGCGGTCTGCGGCCTTTAAAGAGAAATGCAGAGATGAAATACTACAGCTGCTCCCTAcgtttcaacaacaacaacatcactgACCTCTTTGACCTCCCGAACACCGTCAGCCACTTCCTGGCTGAGCCGCTGCGTCTCGCCTGGCTGGATCTTTCCTTCAACAAAATCTCACATATAGAGCAG GTTTTGAGTGAGCTGCACGAACTGCGTGTCTTATACCTTCATggaaacaacatttttattctGTCAGAGGTGGACAGGCTGGGAGCACTGCCGTATCTACACACCATCACCCTGCATGGAAATGCCATCGAAAGCAACAAGTCTTACAG aaATCGTGTGATCTCTGTTTTGCCTCACTTAAAGAGGATGGACTTCAGTGCTGTGACACGACAGGAGCGTGTCCAGGCAAAGATCTGGCATCACGACAGCAAAAGCAGCAAGAACACTCTCAGTGAATGTTAA